A genomic segment from Vanacampus margaritifer isolate UIUO_Vmar chromosome 3, RoL_Vmar_1.0, whole genome shotgun sequence encodes:
- the tars1 gene encoding threonine--tRNA ligase 1, cytoplasmic, which produces MTEHTVVEKMSQLNVGEGQKGGALNGKEGGKKKVKNNAGDAGGRAELSPAPEYIDKRLTLYTKLKAEHDALTAERAAKDSRAIKVTLPDGKVVDAESWKTTPYQVACGISQGLADNTVIAKVNKDVWDLDRPLEDDCSLELLKFDDDEAQAVYWHSSAHILGEAMERVYGGCLCYGPPIENGFYYDMFLDGNEGVSSNDFTCLEGLCKKIIKEKQPFERLEIKKETLLEMFKYNKFKCRILNEKVTTATTTVYRCGPLIDLCRGPHVRHTGKIKALKIHKNSSTYWEGKADMETLQRIYGISFPDSKMLKEWEKFQEEAKNRDHRKLGREQDLFFFHDLSPGSCFFLPKGAFIYNTLIEFIRSEYRKRGFQEVVTPNIYNSKLWQTSGHWQHYSENMFSFEVEKETFALKPMNCPGHCLMFDHRPRSWRELPLRMADFGVLHRNELSGALSGLTRVRRFQQDDAHIFCSMDQIEDEIKGCLDFLRTVYAVFGFSFKLNLSTRPEKFLGEPAVWEQAEKQLENSLNDFGEKWILNPGDGAFYGPKIDIQIKDAIGRYHQCATIQLDFQLPIRFNLSFVSHDGDDKKRPVIIHRAILGSVERMIAILTENYGGKWPLWLSPRQVMVVPVGPTCDEYAQKVQQDFHNAGFMSDVDLDPGCTLNKKIRNAQLAQHNFILVVGEKEKTSNTVNVRTRDNKVHGERGVDECIQRLKELKSCKSRNAEEDF; this is translated from the exons ATGACTGAACACACCGTCGTGGAGAAAATGAGCCAACTCAACGTGGGCGAAGGTCAAAAG GGAGGAGCATTGAATGGTAAAGAGGGAGGAAAGAAGAAGGTGAAGAATAATGCTGGAGATGCTGGAGGCAGAGCGGAG CTTTCACCAGCACCCGAGTACATCGACAAGCGGCTGACGTTGTACACCAAGCTCAAAGCTGAGCACGATGCCCTCACGGCAGAGCGAGCCGCCAAGGATTCCCGCGCCATTAAAGTCACCTTACCCGACGGGAAGGTGGTCGACGCGGAGTCTTGGAAGACCACGCCCTACCAAGTGGCTTGCGGAATCAG CCAAGGCCTAGCTGACAACACCGTGATTGCCAAGGTGAACAAGGACGTGTGGGATCTGGACCGGCCTTTGGAGGACGACTGCAGCCTCGAGTTGCTCAAGTTTGACGATGACGAAGCTCAGGCT GTTTACTGGCACTCGAGTGCGCACATCCTGGGTGAAGCCATGGAGCGAGTGTACGGGGGTTGCCTGTGCTACGGCCCGCCCATTGAGAACGGCTTCTACTACGACATGTTCCTCGACGGCAACGA GGGCGTGTCGAGCAACGACTTCACTTGTCTGGAGGGCTTGTGCAAGAAAATCATCAAGGAGAAGCAGCCTTTCGAGAGGCTGGAGATCAAAAAGGAAACTCTGCTGGAGATGTTCAAG TACAACAAGTTCAAGTGTCGCATATTGAACGAGAAGGTCACCACAGCCACTACAACCGTTTACAG GTGTGGCCCTTTAATTGATTTGTGTCGGGGTCCGCACGTGAGGCACACAGGAAAAATCAAGGCACTTAAGATCCACAAG AACTCCTCCACATACTGGGAGGGAAAAGCAGACATGGAGACCCTCCAGAGGATTTATGGAATCTCCTTCCCAGACTCCAAAATGCTGAAAGAGTGGGAGAAGTTTCAGGAAGAGGCCAAGAACAGAGATCATCGCAAACTGGGCCGG GAGCAGGACCTGTTCTTCTTCCACGACCTGAGTCCAGGGAGCTGCTTCTTTCTGCCCAAAGGCGCCTTCATCTACAACACCCTGATTGAGTTCATCAGA AGTGAGTACAGGAAAAGGGGCTTCCAGGAGGTGGTGACCCCCAACATCTACAACAGCAAACTGTGGCAGACCTCCGGCCACTGGCAGCACTACAGCGAAAACATGTTCTCCTTCGAGGTGGAGAAGGAAACGTTCGCCCTCAAACCTATGAACTGTCCCGGCCACTG TCTAATGTTCGACCACCGGCCACGCTCGTGGCGAGAGCTGCCCCTGCGCATGGCCGACTTTGGCGTCCTGCACCGCAACGAGCTTTCGGGAGCCCTCAGCGGCCTCACCCGCGTGCGCCGCTTCCAGCAGGACGACGCTCACATCTTCTGCTCCATGGATCAG ATCGAGGACGAGATCAAGGGCTGCCTGGACTTCCTGCGCACCGTGTACGCCGTGTTCGGCTTCTCTTTCAAGCTAAACCTCTCCACGAGACCCGAGAAATTCCTGGGGGAACCCGCCGTCTGGGAGCAAGCAGAAAAG CAACTGGAGAACAGCTTGAATGACTTTGGGGAGAAATGGATTCTCAACCCGGGCGATGGAGCTTTCTACGGGCCAAAG ATCGACATCCAGATCAAGGACGCCATCGGCCGATACCATCAGTGCGCCACCATCCAGCTGGACTTCCAGCTACCCATCCGCTTCAATCTCTCCTTTGTTAG CCATGATGGAGACGACAAGAAGCGACCGGTGATCATCCACAGAGCCATCCTGGGATCAGTAGAGCGCATGATCGCCATCCTGACCGAAAACTACGGAGGCAAATG GCCGCTGTGGCTGTCACCTCGCCAAGTTATGGTCGTACCTGTGGGGCCAACCTGTGACGAGTACGCTCAGAag GTTCAACAAGACTTCCACAACGCCGGCTTCATGAGCGACGTGGATCTGGATCCCGGATGCACTCTGAACAAGAAGATCCGAAACGCTCAGCTGGCACAGCACAACTTCATCCTGG TGGTGGGAGAGAAGGAGAAGACGAGTAACACGGTGAACGTGCGCACCCGGGATAACAAAGTTCATGGCGAGCGCGGCGTGGACGAGTGCATCCAGCGTCTCAAAGAGCTCAAATCGTGCAAAAGTCGGAACGCAGAGGAAGACTTCTGA